One stretch of Acidobacteriota bacterium DNA includes these proteins:
- a CDS encoding SpoIIE family protein phosphatase yields MEDARLELTGAAQRRVRIDKVPFLLGRRAESDLVLPYAEVSRDHAEIVEDGAGYALRDRGSRYGTFLNDEPVTERTLADGDRIRLGRSGGAELVFRLAGATAPATARNAAEGFAAATDLRQVAVLLEGLRALSSARVLDDVLVLVMDSAIAVSGAERGFIMLANGDGALELKLARARGRRTLPGSGFETSRKIPEEVFRTGRTRIEADLLDGDLANVHVGTVALGIRHVLCVPLRLMRFSDAADAAPAGGERQQRIGVLYLDSRDKAKLLSPGTEGALETLANEAAVAIQNAELYRAALENAKLERELQTAAEIQQALLPKRQRSGGFFEAAAATLPCRSIGGDFFDYIDRPDGALAFALGDVAGKGPPAALLAALMQGSLAAEGCVGAGPAATMTTVNTALVRRGVQGRFVTLFYAVLHPDGRLVYCNAGHNAPVLVTASGVSRLDTGGMVVGLFDGVPFEEGTAVLQPADYVVLFSDGVSEAMNGDEEEYGDDRLLECLADTTGSACEPRLQEILASVERFTAGAPQHDDVTAMVVTYQPRASAPT; encoded by the coding sequence ATGGAAGACGCCCGACTCGAACTGACCGGCGCGGCGCAACGGCGAGTGCGCATCGACAAGGTTCCTTTTCTGCTCGGTCGTCGTGCCGAGAGCGACCTCGTGCTGCCGTATGCCGAGGTGTCCCGAGATCACGCGGAGATCGTCGAGGACGGTGCCGGCTACGCGCTCCGCGACCGTGGTTCACGCTACGGCACGTTTCTCAACGACGAGCCGGTGACCGAGCGGACGCTGGCCGACGGCGATCGGATCCGGCTCGGCCGCAGCGGGGGCGCCGAGCTCGTCTTCCGCCTGGCGGGTGCGACGGCGCCGGCGACCGCCCGCAACGCAGCCGAGGGATTCGCCGCGGCAACCGATCTGCGGCAGGTGGCGGTGTTGCTGGAGGGACTTCGCGCACTGAGCTCCGCACGCGTCCTGGACGACGTGCTGGTGCTGGTCATGGACTCGGCCATCGCGGTGAGCGGCGCCGAGCGCGGGTTCATCATGCTCGCGAACGGGGACGGCGCGCTGGAGCTGAAGCTGGCGCGGGCACGGGGCCGGCGGACCCTGCCCGGCAGCGGCTTCGAAACCAGCCGCAAGATCCCCGAGGAGGTCTTCCGCACGGGCCGGACGCGGATCGAGGCCGATCTGCTGGACGGCGACCTCGCCAATGTGCACGTCGGGACGGTGGCGCTGGGAATACGGCACGTGCTCTGCGTGCCGCTCCGCTTGATGCGGTTCTCGGACGCGGCGGACGCCGCGCCGGCCGGGGGGGAGCGGCAACAGCGGATCGGCGTGCTGTACCTCGACAGCCGCGACAAGGCGAAGCTGCTTTCGCCGGGCACGGAGGGAGCTCTCGAAACCCTGGCCAACGAGGCGGCGGTCGCGATTCAGAACGCCGAGCTGTACCGTGCCGCGCTCGAGAACGCGAAGCTGGAGCGCGAGCTGCAGACGGCGGCGGAGATCCAGCAGGCGCTGTTGCCGAAGCGGCAGCGGTCCGGCGGGTTCTTCGAGGCGGCGGCCGCTACGCTGCCGTGCCGGTCCATCGGCGGCGACTTCTTCGACTATATCGATCGGCCCGACGGAGCGCTCGCCTTCGCCCTCGGCGACGTTGCCGGCAAGGGGCCGCCCGCGGCGCTGCTTGCCGCCTTGATGCAGGGTTCGCTCGCGGCCGAGGGCTGCGTCGGGGCGGGACCCGCGGCGACGATGACCACGGTGAACACCGCCCTCGTCCGCCGCGGCGTTCAGGGACGCTTCGTGACGCTCTTCTACGCGGTGCTGCACCCCGACGGCAGGCTGGTCTACTGCAACGCGGGGCACAACGCGCCGGTGCTGGTGACGGCGAGCGGCGTCTCGCGCCTCGACACCGGCGGGATGGTGGTCGGTCTCTTCGACGGCGTCCCGTTCGAGGAGGGAACGGCGGTCCTGCAGCCGGCCGACTACGTCGTGCTCTTCAGCGACGGGGTCTCGGAGGCGATGAACGGCGACGAAGAGGAGTACGGCGACGACCGGCTCCTCGAGTGCCTGGCCGACACGACCGGTTCCGCGTGCGAGCCCCGCCTGCAGGAGATCCTGGCCAGCGTGGAGCGGTTCACCGCCGGTGCGCCGCAGCACGACGACGTGACGGCGATGGTGGTCACCTATCAGCCGCGCGCATCGGCTCCGACGTAG